TATCGGGACGCTACCGCGGATGTGGCGAAATTGGCAGACGCACTAGACTTAGGATCTAGCGGAGCAATCCATGTAGGTTCGACCCCTATCATCCGCACGAGTTGAATTTCAACGAATTAAAAAGACTGTCCGATGGACGGTCTTTTTAATTTTTATGTGTTTTCAAACGAGTTTCAAACATTCGGAAATAAACCGGATAACTCTTATAGGTAACCGTAACCCTGACTTTACCGAGCCTATCTTTTTTTCAATCTAACTTATAACAGCGGAAACCTACCAACACCCGTTTGCTTGTTAGCACATTGCAGAGAATTCACAATCCATTTTCTGGGCATACGATATTCGCAGTATGCTTCCAGCGTTTTCAAGATCCGCTTTGGGGTAAACTTTATGTGCCGAATAGATCAGCAAGTGGCAGTTTTCGTCGCCAATTGTATTTCATGCAGCTTTTTTTGTACGTTAGCTATACGAAAGCAACCTGGCTCGGTTTCTCCCGGTTTAGTTTATTGCTATTGCACGAAGCTGTTTTTGGTTAGCTGCGACTTCAAATGAATCTGCTAGATAAAGGGCAATATTTAGGAACTACATTTGGTGATTTTATCTCCAATGATCTTTCAATTATCGGAAGCGTTCATCAAAAATCTGAATCACAATTTCACCAGCACAAGAATGCCTACTTAAGCATTTTACTACAAGGTATTTACATAGAAACTTCAAAAGCAAACAGCATACGTGTTTTCCCAAGTGAGATTATTTATCGTCCAGCATTCTATGTTCATAAAAACACTTTCGAAAGCGCCAATGTAAAATGTTTGAATATTGAGTTCAGTGATGAATGGTTCAGAAAATTAGATATGAAGCCTCTCAGCAATATGGTGTCATTTAATAAAATAAACAATTTCCCATTTCTATTTCAGCTCATTACAGATTTTGTTCATTACAATCATATTGATATTGCAGAAGACCTGTTACTTGATCTTACAACCAAACTTATTTCAAAGCCATCAATTTGTAAGCGAATTCCCTGGATAGAACAACTAATTGCCATTATTGACAATGAAACCGAATGCGTACATTCCCTGAAATCTCTTTCTGAACGAATTCATCAGCATCCCAATTATATGGCAAGAGCTTTTAAGTTGAAAACCGGAATGTCTATAGGGCAATATCAAATAGAACAAAAACTTAGCAAAGCCACGAAAGAACTACTGTTAACATCTTCAAATATTGTTACAATCGGGATTAATAATGGCTTTTTTGACGAAGCACATTTCATCAAAACTTTCAGGTCCAAATATGGCATAACGCCACATCAATTCAGACGACTTGTAAAAAGTTAATCTGATACAATTTTACCACCACACAAAAACTCATTTTTGCAAAAAGATGAAATGAAAATTATTTGTTCAATTTTACTAGTCTTCATACTAACCAATTATTCTTCAGCCCAAACAGATAGCATTGACTATAAAAACGTGTACAAATATGCGCTTGACGGGGAAGTAGGCAAAGCTGTTGAGATTCTAAAGAAAAGCGACACAAATAATGTATTAGATAAAAAAGGCGAACAATTCCTCACCGAAATGAAGCTACGGTTTTTCTATGAAAATGACCAAAGCGATTACCTGAAAAAGCACGCTTCCACAATGGATAGCTTGCTGATAATTTACCGTGACTACTGGAGAAAATCATTATTAAGCAATAGCAATTATGATTCTTTACTCATTAAAAATTTGTATCATTTTCTTAAGAGGAAATACCCTGCCGTAAAAGAAAATACGGACTCTATAAGTACCTATTATAAAGAATATATTCACTCTTTGGGATACCATACTACTGAATTTGGCAGAACCGGCAGGCTGTATGATTTATTAGTTTGGAGAACTGAAACAGACACACTTTACCATATTAAAAACAAAACGGCAAACTTGTCTGTTCCAGTTGTGTTTATGGAAGATTTTATAAGTCTGGGCTGGGCGGAATATGCTACATTAGGAGAATATCATTCTTCAGGCTGGACAACAAAAAGCAAACTGTATTGCGTAAAACATAAATACGATTTGAAGAGTGAAAAGTTCCTGATTTCATTTTTAGGACACGAAGCACAGCATTTCCAGGATTATATCGATTTCAAAGATCTATCATCACCAGAATTAGAATACAGGGCGAAGCTGGCCGAACTTTCTTCGGCAAAAACCAGTATCTACAAGCTTATTAACTTCTTTATCACCAACAGCAATTACCAGAGCGAAAACGGGCATTCTAAAGCCAATTATTATGTAATCAGCCATTTATCACAATTCCTTTTTAAGAATGATTTTGAAAACAGTATTCAACGGTGGAAAACCATTAAACCACAAAAAATAAATAAAGCGGCCTTAACATTATTAGATGAGAATTCCACCTTTTTAAGGCGAAAGGAAAACAACATACACGATTCAAGATAAATGGCAAATTCCAGATATAAAATAAGAGCTTTACATGCCCTTCTTTTCAACTCCTCATTCTTTCAGCACTTCAACACATCTGGATAAGACCTCTTTATTTTCCAGCCAAGGAGGGATTATTGATCCTGTCCCCAATCCCGGACATCGCTAAAGTAGAGGTTTCTGGCTCGCCCCTATCATCCGCACATTGTTTTTCAATGAATAAGAAGAGGCCGTATCGTACTTATGATACGGCCTCGTTTTTCTCGGGTACCTGATGGAGAAGGGTTTCCGTTTAAGCAATTCTCAGCGGCTATTTTTATTTATGAGCCACCCTCTCCTTTATTTTCAGGTATCACTGATTGACAATCAGCGGTTTGCTTTACGCTTTTTTACTTCTGCTACAAGTTTTGAAAAGGATCTATCGCGTTTACGTTTTTCGTGTTCTGAAGCAGAAAAATGCCAGGCTTCCCGCCGAAGCTTCAGATAGCTTTCATAAACTTTATGGCTTAATGTACCATTACTTATTGCCTCCAAGACCGCGCAGCCCGGCTCGTTTATATGTTCGCAATCTTTGAAACGACATGACCCGGCATAATCAGAGATATCCAACATTCCTGCAAGCGCATCGGGATCGTCGAGCGCCAAGCCAAATTCACGAACGCCAGGCGTGTCGATTAAAACACCCGATCCATCCAGCAAGACCATTTCACGACGGGTAGAAGTATGCCTCCCTTTTCCCGTAGACTGGCTGA
The Filimonas effusa genome window above contains:
- a CDS encoding helix-turn-helix transcriptional regulator, giving the protein MNLLDKGQYLGTTFGDFISNDLSIIGSVHQKSESQFHQHKNAYLSILLQGIYIETSKANSIRVFPSEIIYRPAFYVHKNTFESANVKCLNIEFSDEWFRKLDMKPLSNMVSFNKINNFPFLFQLITDFVHYNHIDIAEDLLLDLTTKLISKPSICKRIPWIEQLIAIIDNETECVHSLKSLSERIHQHPNYMARAFKLKTGMSIGQYQIEQKLSKATKELLLTSSNIVTIGINNGFFDEAHFIKTFRSKYGITPHQFRRLVKS